One window of Alkaliphilus metalliredigens QYMF genomic DNA carries:
- a CDS encoding MerR family transcriptional regulator, translated as MIFRIGGVKKILGVCAETLRFFDKKGVVVPKRDVENNYRYYDGRDVNRIVAYIFFRSLDFSMEDSINLIQRLSNKEAKLKMEQQEEQVAEKIIKYQLILERLAFQKNLYHRADIMVDQYLVEELPGYMFYSNQNNRIFDSDEVEKEHTQTWVNAMPQSMVAFHIPQQQIQTAGLIHWGYALQTDDHQRDLHSNLITNLPYTVKHPKQTTVFTVLKSVNEDLKVKARFDPLLQYIENRHMTVAGDVFGTIINQSSQDSTVTYFAVWVPVKPKTDKND; from the coding sequence ATGATATTCCGCATTGGTGGCGTAAAAAAAATTCTTGGTGTTTGTGCAGAAACCTTGCGCTTTTTTGATAAAAAAGGAGTTGTGGTTCCTAAGCGAGATGTGGAAAACAATTACCGTTACTACGATGGTCGAGATGTAAACCGTATTGTAGCGTACATATTTTTTCGGTCCCTTGACTTTTCTATGGAAGACTCCATCAACCTCATCCAACGCTTATCTAACAAAGAGGCTAAACTCAAAATGGAACAACAGGAGGAACAAGTGGCAGAAAAAATCATAAAGTATCAATTGATTTTAGAACGCTTAGCATTCCAAAAAAATTTATATCACCGGGCTGATATCATGGTGGACCAATATTTAGTAGAGGAACTTCCCGGCTATATGTTTTATTCCAATCAAAATAACAGAATTTTTGATTCAGATGAAGTGGAAAAAGAGCATACACAAACCTGGGTTAATGCCATGCCCCAATCTATGGTAGCTTTCCACATTCCTCAGCAGCAGATACAAACAGCAGGTCTTATTCACTGGGGATATGCCCTGCAAACAGATGACCATCAAAGGGATCTACATTCTAACTTGATTACCAATCTACCCTATACAGTTAAACACCCTAAACAAACAACGGTGTTTACTGTTTTAAAATCGGTCAATGAAGATCTAAAGGTCAAAGCTCGCTTTGACCCTCTTTTGCAATATATTGAGAATCGTCATATGACAGTGGCGGGAGATGTCTTTGGCACCATCATCAACCAAAGTAGCCAGGACAGTACTGTCACATATTTTGCCGTCTGGGTACCAGTAAAACCAAAGACGGATAAGAATGACTAG
- a CDS encoding ABC-F family ATP-binding cassette domain-containing protein, translating to MIKVDNLSYSFPQKDLYNQISFTLDDGQHCAFIGSSGSGKSTLVDIIMDSERYMFDGILEIDPNCRIGYVSQFSQLDKTNKTTVFEYIAEEFIKLQHEIASICTEMETSSNIDTLLEKYQQALDVFDAIGGADFESNINKKLHLANLNKQENQMVSELSGGEFKLIQVIKEMLKSPDLIIMDEPDVFLDFENLNALKNLINSYKGTLLIITHNRYLLNHCFNKIIHLENKELQEFDGRYIDYNLSLLQSKIETQELAIADTDEIMRNNILIDKLRFIATNNSEASRGKTLKARVKVQERLETRRIKAPFVDIKQPVIHLVSDHEIEETVALKVTDYSVAFDDILLENINFEIKSTDKVVLIGSNGTGKTTLLREIFKNDHPSIEINKDIDVAYLSQLQNELLNESHTILEEFFDAGFKTYEEIKSYISNYGFGKEVINQKIGSLSGGEKNTLQLAKFSVGKANMLLLDEPTSHLDTYSQIALEKAIKNYKGAILMVSHDFYFIVNCMDFVLLIEDKAIRKISMPKFRKMIYANHFDRDYLEIEQKKKSLETNIELALQDTNFELAKVLSEELEKLIKSL from the coding sequence ATGATAAAAGTTGATAACTTATCCTACTCATTTCCGCAGAAGGATCTATATAATCAGATTTCATTTACATTAGACGATGGTCAACATTGTGCTTTTATCGGATCAAGTGGCAGTGGAAAAAGTACACTGGTAGATATCATTATGGATTCAGAAAGATATATGTTCGATGGAATATTAGAGATTGATCCAAATTGTAGAATTGGATATGTAAGTCAGTTCTCACAACTCGACAAAACAAACAAAACTACAGTTTTCGAATATATAGCAGAAGAATTTATTAAGTTACAACATGAGATCGCATCTATTTGTACTGAAATGGAAACATCTTCGAATATTGATACTTTACTAGAAAAGTACCAACAAGCTTTAGATGTATTTGATGCCATTGGTGGAGCTGATTTCGAAAGCAATATTAATAAGAAGCTACATCTAGCAAACCTAAACAAGCAGGAAAACCAAATGGTATCTGAACTTAGTGGTGGGGAATTTAAACTTATTCAGGTCATTAAGGAAATGCTTAAAAGTCCAGATTTAATTATTATGGATGAACCCGATGTGTTTTTAGACTTTGAAAACCTTAATGCTCTTAAAAATCTAATTAACTCATACAAAGGCACATTGTTAATTATTACACACAACAGATATCTATTGAATCATTGTTTTAATAAAATTATACACCTTGAAAACAAGGAGCTCCAGGAGTTTGATGGAAGATATATTGACTACAACCTCTCATTACTTCAAAGTAAAATTGAGACACAAGAGCTGGCTATTGCTGATACTGATGAAATTATGAGAAATAATATCTTAATCGATAAACTAAGATTTATAGCCACTAATAATTCTGAAGCTTCTAGAGGGAAAACACTAAAAGCTAGAGTTAAAGTTCAAGAAAGATTAGAAACGCGTAGAATTAAAGCGCCATTTGTAGATATTAAACAACCAGTTATCCATTTAGTTTCTGATCATGAAATCGAAGAAACCGTTGCTTTGAAAGTTACTGATTACAGTGTTGCCTTTGATGATATACTTCTAGAAAATATTAACTTTGAGATTAAATCTACTGATAAAGTAGTCCTTATTGGTTCAAATGGTACCGGTAAAACGACTTTACTCCGAGAAATCTTTAAAAACGATCACCCTTCTATTGAAATAAATAAAGACATTGATGTAGCTTATTTATCTCAACTTCAAAATGAGCTACTAAATGAGTCTCATACTATACTTGAAGAGTTCTTCGATGCAGGGTTCAAAACTTATGAAGAGATTAAATCATATATCTCAAACTATGGTTTTGGCAAAGAAGTCATTAATCAAAAAATAGGATCTTTATCTGGCGGAGAAAAAAACACACTTCAATTGGCGAAGTTTTCTGTTGGTAAAGCAAACATGTTACTTCTTGATGAGCCGACAAGTCATTTAGACACCTATTCACAAATAGCACTGGAAAAAGCTATAAAAAATTATAAAGGTGCGATTCTAATGGTTTCTCATGATTTCTATTTTATCGTAAACTGTATGGATTTTGTTTTACTCATTGAAGATAAGGCGATTAGAAAAATCAGTATGCCGAAATTTAGAAAGATGATTTATGCAAATCATTTTGATAGAGACTATTTAGAAATTGAACAAAAGAAAAAATCACTTGAAACGAATATTGAATTGGCTTTACAAGATACTAATTTTGAACTTGCAAAAGTTTTGTCTGAAGAGTTAGAAAAACTGATTAAGTCACTTTAA
- a CDS encoding ABC transporter permease yields MLIFENISLAFSSIRVNKMRSFLTMLGMIIGISSVISIVSLGDTMRSVIADEFENIGTTLAYSYIMSESDYYTSNETYTYEDIENIKEAFGDQVEYISAGSQASGKIQNGRVIKDATLGGLAENPEVYKQLDVIHGKMFSNNDIKNSRPYIIIEDKTAEEIFGTTNAVGKILRIQVNENLLEFTVTGIYKNNDSALMKLLGGSETKAVTYVPETVITEKDDLFWSIEISSSKEISVEEFKAKFINYVSRSKGIKPENIRYYTAEEEMKSIDGMMSTLSLVVGAIAAISLVVGGIGIMNIMLVSVTERTREIGIRKALGARMEDILLQFLVESAIISAAGGIIGTILGTSIVAIGSMAFGISAIVKPQVVITAVVFSAMVGIFFGLYPARRAAKADPIDALRYE; encoded by the coding sequence ATGCTTATTTTTGAAAATATAAGTCTAGCCTTTTCTTCTATCAGAGTAAATAAAATGCGCTCCTTTCTTACAATGCTTGGAATGATTATAGGAATAAGCTCTGTTATTTCAATCGTTTCTCTAGGGGATACGATGAGAAGCGTCATTGCTGATGAATTTGAAAATATAGGTACAACTCTGGCCTATAGCTATATTATGTCTGAAAGCGACTATTATACTTCCAACGAGACCTACACTTATGAGGATATAGAGAATATAAAAGAGGCTTTTGGAGATCAGGTGGAATATATAAGCGCTGGATCGCAAGCTTCTGGAAAAATTCAAAACGGGAGAGTTATTAAGGATGCAACCCTTGGAGGATTGGCAGAAAACCCCGAGGTGTACAAGCAGTTGGATGTTATACACGGAAAGATGTTTTCCAATAATGATATTAAAAATTCAAGACCCTATATCATTATCGAAGATAAAACAGCCGAGGAAATCTTCGGAACAACAAACGCTGTAGGTAAAATTTTGAGAATTCAGGTTAACGAGAATCTTTTGGAGTTTACAGTTACGGGAATTTATAAAAACAATGATTCGGCCCTTATGAAACTTTTGGGTGGCAGTGAAACAAAAGCTGTAACCTATGTTCCTGAAACAGTTATAACAGAAAAAGATGACTTATTTTGGAGCATTGAGATAAGTTCTTCAAAAGAGATAAGCGTTGAGGAATTTAAAGCAAAGTTTATAAACTATGTGAGCAGGTCAAAGGGAATAAAGCCTGAAAATATAAGATACTATACCGCCGAGGAAGAAATGAAATCCATTGATGGTATGATGAGCACACTTTCCCTTGTTGTAGGAGCCATTGCAGCGATCTCCCTTGTGGTTGGAGGCATAGGGATTATGAATATTATGCTTGTTTCCGTTACCGAAAGAACGAGGGAAATCGGCATTAGAAAAGCACTTGGAGCAAGAATGGAGGATATTCTTCTTCAGTTTCTTGTGGAATCTGCCATAATTTCAGCAGCAGGGGGAATTATAGGTACGATACTTGGAACAAGTATTGTCGCAATAGGCAGCATGGCCTTTGGGATCAGTGCCATTGTTAAGCCCCAGGTGGTTATAACAGCTGTTGTTTTTTCTGCAATGGTAGGCATTTTTTTCGGACTTTACCCCGCAAGGAGGGCAGCAAAGGCTGACCCTATCGATGCACTTAGATACGAGTAA
- a CDS encoding ABC transporter ATP-binding protein — protein MSSIIRIEDLSKVYDTGAVQVHALRDVSLSIEEGDFVAIMGQSGSGKSTLMNILGCLDKPTKGVYELDGINISKRESSELSSIRNKKIGFVFQSFNLIPRTSSLKNVELPMIYAKIGKKERLERSIELLEKVGLGERLHHMPNEISGGQKQRIAIARALANKPAIILADEPTGNLDTSSSEEIMNIFTELNNDGATVIVVTHEDSIAEYTKRIIRFRDGQIIEDRRRETE, from the coding sequence ATGAGTAGTATAATAAGAATTGAAGATCTCAGCAAAGTATATGATACAGGCGCTGTTCAGGTTCATGCATTACGAGATGTGAGCCTTTCCATAGAAGAAGGAGATTTTGTTGCCATAATGGGTCAATCAGGCTCTGGAAAATCAACACTTATGAATATTCTTGGCTGTCTTGATAAGCCCACAAAGGGAGTTTATGAGCTGGATGGAATTAATATTTCTAAAAGGGAAAGCAGTGAGCTTTCTTCTATAAGAAACAAAAAAATAGGTTTTGTTTTCCAATCCTTTAACCTAATTCCCCGAACATCTTCCCTTAAAAACGTTGAACTGCCTATGATATATGCAAAGATAGGAAAGAAGGAAAGGCTGGAAAGATCCATAGAACTGCTGGAAAAGGTAGGCTTAGGAGAAAGACTTCATCATATGCCCAATGAAATTTCAGGAGGACAGAAGCAAAGGATAGCCATTGCAAGGGCTCTTGCCAATAAGCCAGCAATTATTTTAGCTGACGAGCCCACGGGAAATTTGGACACTTCTTCTTCTGAGGAAATTATGAATATTTTTACGGAGCTTAACAATGATGGAGCAACTGTAATCGTTGTTACCCACGAGGATAGCATCGCCGAATACACCAAAAGAATTATACGGTTTCGTGACGGGCAAATTATTGAGGACAGAAGGAGGGAGACTGAATAA
- a CDS encoding efflux RND transporter periplasmic adaptor subunit: protein MKFSRKKKIIIGVVAFALILGAVSVNAKLKSTANSGVAINVSDVVKKDIKSTLSLRAPLEGTESVEVVSRLHYEILSIDVKEGDKVEKDQVLAVLDAGHLEEEIEKLKDNVELLQIQNTEGKSSKDTSTTLAEQRLKEELEGSQRSYESALEMYSIAKSRYESTAVLYDSGMGSKWELTDKENALNEAKRKVDAFNVVDGKVQATDAQLSEIRNAKKSSNNASEVKSIEIAKKELKRKQKELDDCKVKSSIQGTITRVNAKVGRFADEIDDKNPMFVIENIDTLKMVANVSEYDIGKMEIGQKVKISADILNGDEVDGIVSRISPTGEQKQGSNERIIPVQIDVTGDTKGLIAGINALAKVETAIAQNALVIPFEALIDNGDDTYSIFVLREDRTIEKLNVLLGVEDVLEVQVICDELKEGDKVVLNPHVSMTDGMSVIVNE, encoded by the coding sequence ATGAAATTTTCAAGGAAAAAAAAGATTATTATAGGAGTTGTAGCTTTTGCTCTTATTTTAGGGGCGGTTAGTGTAAATGCTAAGCTTAAATCTACTGCTAACAGTGGGGTAGCTATAAATGTTTCCGATGTTGTTAAAAAAGACATAAAGTCTACTTTAAGTCTTAGGGCACCGCTTGAAGGAACCGAGAGTGTTGAAGTGGTGTCAAGGCTTCACTATGAAATACTTTCCATTGATGTTAAGGAAGGAGACAAAGTGGAAAAAGATCAGGTACTTGCTGTGCTTGATGCAGGCCATCTTGAAGAGGAAATTGAGAAACTTAAGGACAATGTTGAGCTTTTGCAGATTCAGAATACGGAAGGAAAAAGCAGCAAGGACACTTCGACGACCTTGGCAGAGCAAAGGCTTAAGGAGGAGCTGGAAGGCAGCCAAAGGAGCTACGAGTCTGCATTGGAAATGTATAGCATCGCTAAAAGTAGATACGAAAGTACAGCGGTATTATACGATTCAGGAATGGGAAGTAAGTGGGAGCTTACGGACAAGGAAAATGCTCTTAATGAGGCCAAAAGAAAGGTCGACGCCTTTAATGTGGTGGACGGGAAGGTCCAGGCCACTGATGCACAGTTATCAGAGATAAGGAATGCAAAAAAGTCTTCGAACAATGCTTCAGAGGTAAAAAGCATAGAAATAGCCAAGAAGGAACTTAAAAGAAAACAAAAAGAGCTTGATGACTGTAAGGTTAAAAGTTCTATACAAGGAACCATAACCAGGGTCAATGCAAAGGTGGGTCGTTTTGCTGACGAGATAGACGACAAAAATCCTATGTTTGTAATTGAAAATATCGACACCCTTAAAATGGTAGCAAATGTAAGTGAATATGATATAGGGAAGATGGAAATAGGACAAAAGGTTAAAATAAGCGCAGATATTTTAAATGGTGATGAAGTTGACGGCATTGTTTCACGGATAAGTCCTACAGGAGAGCAAAAACAGGGGTCAAACGAGAGAATAATTCCTGTTCAAATTGATGTGACTGGCGACACCAAGGGGCTTATTGCGGGAATTAACGCTTTGGCCAAGGTTGAAACCGCTATTGCTCAAAATGCACTGGTTATTCCCTTTGAGGCACTTATAGATAATGGGGACGATACATACAGCATTTTTGTTCTTAGAGAAGACAGAACCATTGAAAAATTAAATGTGTTGCTGGGAGTGGAGGATGTGTTGGAGGTTCAGGTCATATGCGACGAACTTAAAGAGGGAGATAAGGTTGTGCTGAACCCTCATGTCTCTATGACAGATGGAATGAGCGTGATTGTGAATGAGTAG
- a CDS encoding histidine kinase, giving the protein MDKRTKFIFDILTLITITVVCLISVLGNHEKQINILTLSIVLVASFLFRTFIVYEKKSYDKFKVPSILMELLIVLLILSHDTTNVSQIYLIILIVDAVFYYSLRFSIIFTLIGYLFFAWRNFYHYHFIFENTSDFLLTVFINGLGFTFLFSVIYFLKLQIQQKQLLAETMKELEYKNNKLKETSKALEEVALIKERNRIAHEIHDTVGHTLTTVLIEMEACKRLIDVDREL; this is encoded by the coding sequence ATGGATAAAAGAACAAAATTCATTTTCGATATTTTAACTCTGATCACCATAACAGTGGTCTGCTTAATTAGCGTTCTAGGTAATCATGAAAAGCAGATAAATATTTTAACATTATCAATTGTTCTTGTGGCCTCCTTTTTATTTCGAACGTTTATCGTATATGAAAAAAAGAGCTATGATAAATTTAAGGTACCCTCAATTCTTATGGAGCTACTCATCGTACTACTTATATTGAGCCATGATACGACAAATGTATCTCAAATTTACTTAATTATACTAATTGTAGATGCAGTCTTCTACTATTCCCTTAGATTTAGTATCATTTTTACCTTAATTGGCTATCTATTTTTTGCATGGCGAAATTTTTATCATTATCATTTTATCTTTGAGAATACCAGTGATTTTTTATTAACCGTCTTTATCAATGGATTGGGATTCACATTTCTTTTTTCTGTTATTTACTTTTTAAAACTGCAAATTCAGCAAAAACAACTACTTGCTGAAACAATGAAGGAATTAGAGTATAAAAATAATAAACTCAAAGAAACATCCAAGGCCCTGGAAGAAGTAGCTCTTATCAAAGAAAGAAATAGAATTGCCCACGAAATTCATGATACAGTAGGACATACATTGACCACTGTACTGATAGAAATGGAGGCTTGTAAAAGGCTAATAGACGTAGACCGTGAGTTGTAA
- a CDS encoding sensor histidine kinase, producing MAQSQVRKGLNDIRTSVRSIKNHEDIIDFPGAIRNIIIETQKHTGVNIEHEIFLGDEISPVYKKILLRALQEGLTNGIKHGNSTDFNFLLTQNQEGLTFILKDHGCGTDKINLGFALQAMKERVDEFQGEFKVTSSRDNGFIIEIELPIRGGVYAEN from the coding sequence ATGGCCCAGAGTCAAGTAAGAAAAGGATTAAATGATATTAGAACATCTGTCAGATCAATTAAAAATCATGAGGATATAATAGATTTTCCAGGGGCAATTAGGAATATCATAATCGAAACCCAAAAACATACAGGGGTGAATATAGAACATGAAATTTTCTTAGGGGATGAGATTTCTCCTGTATACAAAAAGATACTATTAAGGGCTTTGCAGGAAGGCTTAACCAATGGCATTAAGCATGGTAACAGTACTGATTTTAACTTCCTTTTAACTCAAAACCAAGAAGGCTTAACCTTTATACTCAAGGATCATGGATGTGGAACAGACAAGATAAACCTAGGCTTTGCTCTTCAAGCAATGAAGGAAAGAGTCGATGAGTTTCAAGGTGAATTTAAAGTAACCTCATCAAGGGATAATGGTTTTATCATCGAAATAGAATTACCAATAAGGGGTGGTGTATATGCAGAAAATTAA
- a CDS encoding response regulator transcription factor, with product MQKIKVLIVDDQSLMRDGLKTIIDLEPDMEVLGTCENGRVAIEKSKILNPDVILMDIRMPEVNGVEATKIIKKHAPHMKIIILTTFDDDEYIIDALSHGASGYLLKDIDGDKLINSIRDAYDGTLLMPGTIAAKLVAKLNQANRSSNNVSVAVNNHYYEKLSEREIEIAKLMLEGLNNKEIASELFITQGTAKNYISSIYSKIGVRDRTNAVLFFRSHGF from the coding sequence ATGCAGAAAATTAAGGTGTTAATTGTTGATGACCAAAGCCTGATGCGGGATGGTTTAAAAACCATCATTGACTTAGAGCCTGATATGGAAGTATTGGGAACCTGTGAAAATGGTAGGGTGGCCATAGAAAAATCTAAAATACTTAATCCTGATGTAATTCTTATGGATATTAGAATGCCCGAAGTAAATGGGGTTGAGGCAACAAAGATTATAAAGAAGCATGCTCCCCATATGAAAATTATTATACTGACTACCTTTGATGATGATGAATATATCATTGATGCCCTATCCCATGGGGCCAGTGGATATTTATTAAAGGACATTGACGGGGATAAGCTAATTAATTCGATTCGGGATGCCTATGATGGGACTTTACTTATGCCAGGAACCATTGCAGCTAAATTAGTGGCTAAACTAAACCAGGCTAATAGATCTTCAAATAATGTGAGCGTAGCTGTAAATAACCACTATTATGAAAAACTATCGGAAAGAGAAATTGAAATAGCAAAGCTTATGCTAGAGGGATTGAATAATAAAGAAATTGCTTCAGAGCTCTTTATCACCCAAGGTACAGCAAAAAATTATATTAGTAGTATATACAGCAAAATAGGTGTAAGGGATAGAACCAATGCAGTGTTATTTTTTAGAAGCCATGGTTTCTAA
- a CDS encoding DUF418 domain-containing protein, translating to MNTSVKTDKSINHQPVKAASRIKEIDIVRGFALFGVLLVNVVYFSSITLESLTGGVTPLSNPLMLTSSLDRIFAIIIQLFGEGKFYTIFSFLFGLGFYIFIQRAEEKGLSAKHLFKRRLFILLIFGLLNLFLVWYGDILHAYALGGFILLGFRNKSIKHIKRWIIILLIISTVIATLMTASPIAIDTHFHYESYFSYNEGVTNSFNIYGSGTYFEIIKYRAVNEIPYVLIYLLFVIPKTLAMFLLGMICGKLNIFNKLDESDTFIKKGWKITGAVGLSTTIICIIFGYFYLPSLMVSSLVFGLFYEVGTVFLSLFYITSLLLLMKREVYSKILSPLQSVGRMALTNYLVQCILCSLIFYGHGLGLIGRIGIFEGVVFTLALFNLQIVTSNIWFKYYHFGPFEWVWRKLTYASS from the coding sequence ATGAATACTAGTGTGAAAACTGATAAATCAATTAACCATCAGCCTGTTAAAGCGGCAAGTAGAATCAAGGAGATTGACATTGTAAGGGGCTTCGCTCTATTTGGGGTTTTATTAGTGAATGTCGTTTATTTTAGCAGCATAACCCTTGAAAGCTTAACTGGTGGCGTAACGCCCCTGTCAAATCCGCTAATGCTAACATCTTCTCTAGATAGAATTTTTGCTATCATCATACAACTCTTTGGAGAGGGTAAATTCTATACGATATTTTCTTTTTTATTTGGCCTAGGGTTTTATATCTTTATTCAACGGGCAGAGGAAAAGGGGCTTTCCGCAAAACATCTATTTAAAAGAAGGCTTTTTATACTTTTAATATTTGGTCTTTTGAATCTGTTTCTTGTTTGGTATGGTGATATTCTACACGCATATGCCCTGGGTGGTTTTATCCTATTAGGATTTAGAAACAAGTCAATAAAACATATTAAACGCTGGATCATTATATTATTAATTATCTCAACAGTAATCGCTACCTTAATGACTGCATCTCCTATAGCAATTGACACACACTTTCATTATGAAAGCTATTTTTCCTATAACGAAGGTGTGACCAATTCATTTAATATATATGGAAGTGGCACTTACTTTGAAATAATTAAATACAGAGCAGTAAATGAAATTCCCTATGTTTTAATATATCTTTTATTTGTGATACCTAAAACACTTGCTATGTTCCTATTGGGTATGATCTGTGGAAAGTTAAATATTTTCAATAAACTAGATGAAAGTGATACATTCATAAAGAAGGGGTGGAAAATAACAGGAGCTGTAGGCCTTTCCACTACAATAATATGTATTATATTTGGCTATTTTTATTTACCTAGCCTGATGGTTTCATCTTTAGTATTTGGATTATTTTATGAAGTAGGGACTGTATTTTTATCCTTGTTCTATATTACATCCCTGCTACTATTAATGAAAAGGGAAGTTTATTCTAAAATATTGAGCCCTCTTCAAAGCGTTGGTAGGATGGCACTTACGAACTATCTTGTCCAATGTATTTTATGCTCCTTAATTTTTTATGGTCATGGCCTAGGCCTTATAGGTAGAATCGGGATATTTGAAGGTGTCGTTTTTACTCTGGCTTTGTTTAATCTGCAAATTGTCACCAGTAATATTTGGTTTAAGTATTATCATTTTGGACCCTTTGAATGGGTATGGAGAAAGCTCACATATGCAAGCAGCTAG
- a CDS encoding serine hydrolase domain-containing protein, with protein sequence MGKFRKRKIITVILLILITIVAMTQVRGYMTWRNMDTFQRFAISVGGSVDDKKVLGSVVKIESKDKTLQYEAAEGNLSTDDIFCIASTTKMFTATIIFQLVDEGLMQLTDTLDMYLTQDELEGLHYYNGHNYAQSITIEQLISQTTGLPDHYLEEVDNKSIFEEIVEEDRTYEFEDFLQRVKMLEPHFVNGTEGKAYYADINFDILGLIAERLTKKGLEALYHERIFDPLRLENTSLATVNSQFAPIYLNEEIFEVALAKSSMGASGGLISNVNDLMIFLRGFMEGELFSSSHIDRGDWNEIQFDYHQYRNGLMRFELTGVWSLFGSYELIGHSGSTGGFAFYSPEKEVYIVGTTNQATDPSIQYRLMNQLIGSIGD encoded by the coding sequence ATGGGCAAATTTAGAAAAAGAAAAATAATTACAGTGATTTTACTAATATTGATTACAATTGTAGCAATGACTCAGGTTAGGGGTTATATGACTTGGCGCAATATGGATACATTTCAACGGTTTGCAATAAGTGTGGGAGGATCGGTTGATGATAAAAAAGTTTTGGGTTCCGTAGTGAAGATAGAATCAAAGGATAAAACATTACAATATGAAGCTGCAGAGGGTAATTTATCTACCGATGATATATTTTGCATAGCAAGTACAACAAAAATGTTTACAGCCACAATTATTTTCCAATTAGTTGATGAAGGTTTGATGCAATTAACAGATACTCTTGATATGTATCTTACACAGGATGAATTAGAAGGACTGCACTACTATAATGGTCATAATTATGCTCAATCCATTACAATTGAACAATTAATTTCTCAAACAACTGGGTTGCCAGATCACTATTTGGAAGAAGTAGATAACAAATCAATTTTTGAAGAAATAGTAGAAGAAGATAGAACCTATGAATTTGAAGATTTTCTGCAAAGAGTCAAAATGCTGGAACCTCACTTTGTGAATGGTACAGAAGGAAAAGCTTATTATGCTGATATAAACTTTGATATCTTAGGCCTTATAGCGGAGCGTTTGACAAAGAAGGGTTTAGAAGCGTTATATCACGAAAGAATTTTTGATCCTTTGAGGTTAGAAAATACAAGCTTGGCAACAGTAAATAGTCAGTTCGCACCAATATACCTAAATGAAGAAATCTTCGAAGTCGCTTTAGCCAAATCAAGCATGGGGGCTAGTGGAGGTCTTATCTCAAATGTTAATGATCTGATGATATTCTTAAGAGGATTTATGGAGGGGGAATTATTTTCTAGTTCTCATATTGATAGAGGAGATTGGAATGAAATTCAATTTGATTACCATCAGTACAGGAATGGGTTGATGCGTTTTGAATTGACAGGAGTATGGTCTTTATTTGGAAGCTATGAACTCATAGGTCATTCAGGATCAACAGGAGGGTTTGCTTTTTATTCTCCAGAAAAAGAAGTTTATATCGTTGGTACGACAAATCAAGCCACGGATCCTTCGATACAATATAGATTGATGAATCAATTAATTGGGAGTATAGGTGATTAA